A window from Citrus sinensis cultivar Valencia sweet orange chromosome 3, DVS_A1.0, whole genome shotgun sequence encodes these proteins:
- the LOC102630610 gene encoding uncharacterized protein At5g41620, translating to MERGEAKGESAEQKKQELKMKVKKLKKGGIQVGKRSGPSTPSPIWRLEFTSLNRPIVQEFLDPNNIPTTTTVSARKLCATLWEIHPQPHHHHTSLAKMPNPKSSHFNHNSRPFNLPNYVRHPPTCSPHPHPRQPESASGSRRHLSASLMKHHESVERNGHALQPVSPASYDNSMEVAAYNPAVTPTSSLDSRGKLGKPRYNLKTSTELLTVLNRIWSLEEQHVSDIALVKALKMELDHSQTKIKELLQEKQTERQEVNDLMKQVAEEKIIRKDKERNRIKAAVQSWKDELEDERKLRKCSESLHRKLARDLSDMKSSFSNILKELERERKARILLENLCDEFAKGIRDYEEEVRLLRHKPEMDHAHMKNADRLILHISESWLDERMQMKIAETQNSLSDKNTILDKLRLDIENFLQAKHFSKSRTGGSLSTNEQKKSHSSRHSTESFPLNEAVSAPRDTVNEEYSTDVDLQVLELNKSASRKQSRGSSKQHGDSARKGHLEELVNSNSGKKKVRSRKRNKGHNLSSLPGWFHEHVTRTESQFPDWERGELEGETGATEESKHNGAGGLKLNHVVDDLIRNHSLSSEGDKVHPETDLKEDSHVQSLFTSHGSPVQKWMSKLTSPDFEKSESSLKVPRGLKVNTLKEKLLEARLEAQHSCSKPSKSSF from the exons ATGGAAAGAGGAGAAGCAAAAGGAGAGTCGGCGGAGCAGAAAAAGCAGGAATTGAAAATGAAGGTGAAAAAGTTGAAGAAAGGCGGGATTCAGGTGGGGAAGAGATCAGGTCCCTCTACTCCTTCCCCGATATGGAGGCTTGAATTCACATCTTTAAACAGGCCCATTGTTCAAGAATTTCTCGATCCTAATAATATTCCCACAACGACTACTGTGTCTGCTAGAAAACTTTGTGCCACCCTCTGGGAAATTCACCCCCAACCCCACCACCACCATACCTCACTTGCCAAAATGCCAAACCCAAAATCATCACATTTTAACCACAATAGCAGGCCTTTTAATCTTCCAAATTATGTCCGTCACCCCCCTACTTGTTCACCTCATCCTCACCCTCGCCAG CCAGAGAGTGCTAGTGGCTCAAGGAGGCACCTCAGTGCATCATTGATGAAACACCATGAATCAGTCGAAAGGAATGGTCATGCTCTGCAGCCTGTATCTCCTGCCAGTTATGATAACTCAATGGAG GTGGCTGCTTACAACCCAGCAGTTACTCCCACCAGTTCTTTGGATTCTCGGGGTAAGCTTGGTAAGCCTAGGTATAACCTTAAAACATCCACGGAGTTACTGACGGTGCTTAATCGAATCTGGAGTCTTGAAGAACAGCATGTATCTGATATAGCCTTGGTGAAAGCTTTAAAAATGGAACTAGATCATTCTCAGACCAAAATAAAGGAGTTGCTGCAAGAGAAGCAAACAGAAAGGCAAGAAGTGAATGATTTGATGAAGCAAGTTGCGGAGGAAAAAATTATCAGGAAAGACAAGGAGCGAAATAGAATCAAAGCTGCCGTTCAGTCATGGAAAGATGAGCTTGAAGATGAGAGGAAGCTACGGAAATGCTCAGAAAGTCTGCATCGGAAGCTAGCTCGAGATCTCTCTGATATGAAATCATCTTTCTCCAATATTCTGAAAGAACTTGAAAGAGAAAGGAAAGCAAGGATTCTACTGGAGAACTTGTGCGATGAGTTCGCCAAGGGAATTAGGGATTATGAAGAAGAGGTGCGATTACTAAGACACAAGCCAGAGATGGATCATGCTCATATGAAAAATGCTGACAGGTTAATCCTCCATATTTCGGAATCTTGGCTTGATGAGCGGATGCAAATGAAGATTGCAGAAACACAAAATAGTCTCTCAGATAAAAATACAATTCTGGACAAGCTACGTCTTGATATAGAGAATTTCCTTCAAGCTAAGCACTTCTCTAAATCAAGGACAGGTGGTAGCTTGTCCACAAATGAGCAAAAGAAAAGTCATTCCTCTCGTCATTCTACAGAGTCATTTCCCTTGAATGAGGCTGTAAGTGCTCCTCGAGACACTGTTAATGAAGAATATTCTACTGATGtcgatttacaagttttagaACTAAACAAGAGTGCAAGCAGGAAACAAAGCAGAGGCAGCTCTAAACAGCATGGGGATAGTGCAAGAAAAGGGCATCTTGAAGAATTGGTAAATTCAAATTCAGGAAAGAAAAAGGTTAGGTCAAGGAAAAGGAATAAGGGTCATAACTTGTCCAGTTTACCAGGATGGTTCCATGAACACGTGACTAGAACCGAGTCCCAGTTTCCAGATTGGGAACGGGGTGAGCTAGAAGGAGAGACTGGGGCTACCGAAGAAAGCAAACACAATGGAGCTGGTGGATTGAAATTAAATCACGTGGTTGATGACTTAATCAGAAATCATTCCTTATCATCAGAAGGCGATAAGGTTCATCCTGAGACTGATTTAAAGGAAGATTCTCATGTTCAGTCCTTATTCACTAGTCATGGAAGTCCAGTGCAGAAGTGGATGTCAAAATTGACGTCcccagattttgaaaaatccgAATCTTCTTTGAAAGTACCTAGAGGCTTGAAGGTGAATACCCTGAAGGAGAAATTACTGGAAGCAAGGTTAGAAGCTCAGCACTCTTGTTCAAAACCCTCTAAAAGTTCCTTCTAA
- the LOC127898596 gene encoding F-box/kelch-repeat protein At3g61590-like: MDGETSWINHCIDDMARGINEFDSFLELSDEGNKEASTLSVDLILPDDLLERILAYLPIASIFRAGCVCRRWHEIVSSRRFLWNFSNVLSQKPWYFMFTSSDEPIGYAYDPILRKWYGIELPCIETSNWFIASSYGLVCFMDNDSRSELYVCNPISKSWKKLEEPPGLKFSDYSALSLSVDRVSHRYTVSIVKSKQVTGNFFQWELSIHIYDSDTMMWVTSWKEVLTGWRAGDESIICDGVLYFLIYATGGGAPENRHGLISFNLSSRSSHALLIKSFIPVPCALTCGRLMNLKEKLVMVGGIGKQDRPDIIKGIGIWVLNGKEWQEVARMPHKFFQGFGEFDDVFASSGTDDLIYIQSYGAPSLLVYDMNLKQWRWSHKCPVTKRFPLQLFTGFCFEPRLEIAP, encoded by the coding sequence ATGGATGGAGAAACATCTTGGATCAACCATTGCATTGATGACATGGCAAGAGGCATTAATGAGTTTGATTCGTTCTTAGAGCTTAGTGATGAAGGCAATAAAGAAGCTTCTACGCTTTCTGTTGACTTAATCCTTCCTGATGACCTGTTGGAACGCATTCTAGCTTATCTCCCAATAGCTAGCATATTTAGAGCAGGCTGCGTGTGCAGAAGATGGCATGAGATTGTCAGTTCAAGAAGGTTTCTGTGGAACTTCTCAAATGTCCTATCACAAAAGCCCTGGTATTTTATGTTTACAAGCTCTGATGAGCCAATTGGTTATGCTTATGATCCCATCCTTCGAAAGTGGTATGGTATTGAACTCCCCTGCATTGAGACATCCAATTGGTTCATTGCTTCATCATATGGTTTGGTTTGCTTCATGGACAATGACAGTAGAAGTGAGTTATATGTCTGCAACCCTATCTCCAAAAGCTGGAAGAAGCTTGAGGAACCACCAGGTTTGAAATTCTCTGATTACAGTGCGCTTTCACTCTCAGTGGACAGAGTATCACATCGCTATACTGTCTCAATTGTGAAGTCTAAGCAAGTCACGGGGAATTTTTTTCAGTGGGAgctttcaatccatatttatGATTCAGATACAATGATGTGGGTGACCTCCTGGAAAGAGGTGCTGACGGGATGGAGAGCTGGAGATGAGAGTATTATCTGTGATGGGGTTCTGTATTTTCTGATTTATGCAACTGGGGGTGGTGCACCAGAAAATCGTCATGGCCTGATCTCGTTTAATCTTTCTAGCCGATCATCCCATGCTCTGCTGATAAAAAGTTTTATCCCAGTACCTTGTGCTCTGACTTGCGGGCGCCTAATGAACCTGAAAGAGAAGCTGGTAATGGTTGGAGGAATTGGCAAACAAGATCGGCCTGACATAATTAAGGGAATTGGCATCTGGGTTCTGAATGGGAAGGAGTGGCAAGAGGTTGCTAGGATGCCACATAAGTTTTTCCAAGGATTTGGAGAGTTTGATGATGTTTTTGCAAGTAGCGGAACAGATGATCTCATATACATCCAGAGCTATGGAGCTCCATCTCTTCTTGTTTATGATATGAACCTGAAACAATGGAGGTGGTCACATAAATGTCCTGTGACTAAGAGGTTCCCTCTTCAGCTCTTTACTGGGTTTTGCTTTGAACCCAGGCTTGAAATTGCTCCCTAA
- the LOC102629633 gene encoding uncharacterized protein LOC102629633: protein MATQILEIILISAQGLKSPSSKMRRMQTYALVWIDSSTKLCTRVDRAGAESPIWNEKFLFKVTPEFLSSETSAISVEIYASGYLRDYLIGTVRFLVSNISLSVATKTPSFTAFQIRRPSGRFQGVLSIGSMLIDGSDLPAFDEVSAIGYRDLMGESKRKERLMTRKSKSMADEFDAGDDESWENSSCAESLCSDGADSTTSSSSTTSTVLKEWNGSLNCLARINRLRSASESMLCGLLMERKNRSKPSDENVDV, encoded by the coding sequence ATGGCGACGCAAATCCTAGAGATCATCTTGATCTCTGCGCAAGGCTTGAAGTCGCCCTCCTCTAAAATGCGTCGGATGCAAACATACGCGCTGGTCTGGATCGATTCTTCGACGAAGCTTTGCACTCGAGTCGACCGAGCCGGCGCCGAGAGTCCAATCTGGAACGAAAAGTTCCTCTTCAAAGTAACTCCGGAATTCCTATCCTCCGAAACGTCCGCGATCTCCGTCGAGATTTACGCCTCCGGTTACCTTCGAGATTACCTCATCGGCACCGTCCGTTTCCTCGTAAGCAACATCTCACTCTCGGTGGCTACCAAGACTCCGTCTTTTACGGCCTTCCAGATTCGTCGCCCTTCAGGAAGGTTCCAGGGAGTGCTTAGCATTGGTTCCATGCTGATCGACGGTTCTGATTTGCCGGCTTTCGATGAGGTCTCTGCGATTGGGTACCGTGACCTAATGGGAGAGAGTAAACGCAAGGAAAGGCTGATGACGAGGAAATCGAAATCAATGGCTGATGAGTTTGATGCGGGTGATGATGAGTCTTGGGAGAATTCTTCTTGTGCTGAGTCTCTGTGTTCTGATGGTGCTGACTCGACGACTTCTTCATCGTCAACAACATCAACGGTGTTGAAGGAGTGGAATGGATCACTTAACTGCTTGGCAAGAATAAATCGTCTGAGGTCAGCATCAGAGAGTATGTTGTGCGGGCTGTTGATGGAAAGGAAGAATCGCTCGAAGCCGTCTGATGAGAATGTAGACGTCTAA
- the LOC102629351 gene encoding LOW QUALITY PROTEIN: BAG family molecular chaperone regulator 6 (The sequence of the model RefSeq protein was modified relative to this genomic sequence to represent the inferred CDS: deleted 1 base in 1 codon; substituted 1 base at 1 genomic stop codon), translated as MATQCRVMAAATIVTSLVVMHIDLPSLLSHLHRHFFYRGHHPPFIEPYPVHYAPPLHHAMEQQRYEYDKDAHRDHYCCGCLNHMSNQRIDKGVKIEEQEPDVAKKSDSVVPLQSKSYPYPIARISPEYMKKNDEPRRSFESEVAEQEKVPCNTKSNENMEPSEGKSSEWNGWFPLDMNNLKPLMQGEDEKRKQNQQNENGMKQFSYPVFWMPSNSEQREPEKKAQRQGKCWLSLDTNSPKFLMHGEDDKEKVNQQFPYPFFWMPFQTEEGEVEKKDRKEKNVASISAEESPSDSKFMQVKSPESDERMKNFEPNEDFSDDKAKSSQMMEGTANKKIIPVRQVEMCREDHSDSAEKGVAADNSSRTSKMRQSSSPPKTSKLPPVCLRLEPLSKKKNGNGNSRSPSPPGLKRQSDEYVHKPSASSVLKESTPQGSQSADDSFKRRGDGNRKKTEKKALAVVDGKNCENKNEHLKSGSHMENSIKLSTDLEDVTGKSSAVGNGKDTDGCDLIQDKKATSEXKKAAEGATEEDKLNDSAESINGECMAKEKNLSDDQAAVLIQSAYRGFEVRKLEPLKKLKQMVEVRDQAAEIRKRIQALESSSDLLKNEKERVLIGEMIMRTLLKLDTIQGLHPSLRDIRKALTKDLVTLQEELDSIAIVAEDDISNDAGMQEVQNKVGGILENSLKTNHDNVVDMKEPDEGNLSSMRDLVVNSQGLETSETALSDTEVQGKCEVRELPQRNSMESQVGESASDMVQVEATNGGVDVSQAVLTENQGKDIMHPQLQQTSSEELTGAQLQDSFDEPKAMNEARIDGVNGGIHVEDNLEAQATELPLILDDEEQPLQELKNSESSRKGKSENVDHEVKLHVLAGSTLPADVDNVDEIGKTARNVDSEINLAAELPIGALEEDLSFENKGSETNSETNLVAELPVGVLEGDLAIENKESEIENLVAELPVGVLEEGEAKESEIGKDKGSSIGEARYNGVTNITTATKSKVVMVDELSGNAVLEMEENLPLSSIEGKVRSDDEVCKNEGKDGGRIDDDQLPSPESAGISVSPQALEVTNEDVQLQGVDGNKEGRVLEKEQQYGEPESMIDIDSRMDEASGSEITTEDTIAATTTSQMSADERDIVMEENAKLREMMEKLMEAGKEQLTVISQLTGRVKDLERKLSRKRKLRGPRRYKRATQSFR; from the exons GCAGGAGCCTGATGTGGCAAAGAAGAGTGATTCTGTGGTTCCGCTTCAGTCAAAAAGTTATCCATACCCAATTGCAAGGATTTCACCAGAGTAcatgaagaaaaatgatgagCCCAGAAGGTCTTTTGAATCAGAGGTGGCGGAGCAGGAGAAGGTTCCATGCAACACAAAGTCCAATGAGAATATGGAACCTTCTGAGGGGAAGTCAAGCGAGTGGAATGGCTGGTTTCCACTCGACATGAATAACCTTAAACCTTTGATGCAGGGTGAAGATGAGAAGAGGAAACAGAATCAACAAAATGAGAATGGAATGAAGCAATTCTCGTATCCTGTTTTCTGGATGCCTTCTAACAGTGAGCAAAGGGAGCCTGAAAAGAAGGCCCAAAGGCAAGGGAAATGCTGGTTGTCACTAGATACGAACAGCCCTAAATTTTTGATGCATGGTGAAGATGATAAAGAAAAGGTGAACCAACAATTTCCGTACCCCTTTTTTTGGATGCCTTTTCAAACTGAGGAAGGGGAGGTTGAAAAGAAAGATCGAAAGGAGAAGAATGTTGCTTCAATATCAGCCGAAGAATCACCTTCTGACTCTAAGTTCATGCAGGTGAAGTCTCCAGAGAGTGATGAAAGGATGAAAAATTTTGAGCCAAACGAGGATTTTTCTGACGATAAGGCTAAAAGCTCACAAATGATGGAGGGCACtgctaataaaaaaattattcctgTAAGGCAAGTGGAAATGTGCAGGGAGGACCACTCTGACAGTGCTGAGAAGGGAGTTGCAGCAGATAATTCCTCCAGAACCAGTAAGATGAGACAGTCCTCATCTCCACCGAAGACGTCGAAATTACCTCCTGTTTGTCTGAGACTGGAACCTTtgtcaaagaagaaaaatggtaatGGGAATTCCAGATCCCCTAGTCCTCCAGGCCTGAAAAGACAGTCAGACGAATACGTTCACAAGCCTTCTGCTTCATCAGTATTGAAAGAGAGCACGCCACAGGGTTCCCAATCTGCTGATGATTCCTTTAAAAGAAGGGGAGATGGGAACCGAAAGAAAACAGAGAAAAAAGCCTTGGCCGTGGTAGATGGTAAGAActgtgaaaataaaaatgagcaTTTGAAGAGTGGTTCTCATATGGAGAACTCCATCAAGTTGTCCACTGATTTGGAAGATGTAACTGGGAAATCATCCGCAGTGGGAAATGGAAAAGACACTGATGGATGTGACTTAATTCAAGATAAGAAGGCAACATCTGAGTAA AAAAAGGCGGCTGAGGGGGCAACTGAAGAAGATAAACTGAATGATTCAGCTGAATCCATCAATGGTGAATGTATGGCAAAGGAAAAGAACTTGTCAGATGACCAGGCTGCCGTTCTTATTCAGTCTGCCTACCGTGGATTTGAAGTCAGGAAATTAGAGCCactaaagaaattgaagcaaaTGGTGGAGGTCCGTGATCAAGCAGCTGAGATCAGAAAGCGTATTCAGGCCCTTGAGTCTTCTTCTGATTTGTTGAAGAATGAGAAGGAAAGAGTACTAATTGGTGAAATGATAATGAGGACCCTACTAAAACTGGACACTATACAG GGCTTGCATCCAAGTCTCAGGGATATTAGGAAAGCTTTGACAAAAGATCTTGTAACCTTGCAGGAGGAACTTGATTCCATTGCTATAGTTGCAGAGGATGATATTTCCAATGATGCGGGAATGCAAGAAGTGCAAAACAAGGTTGGAGGAATTCTTGAAAACTCTCTTAAGACCAATCATGACAATGTGGTTGATATGAAGGAACCAGATGAGGGTAATCTTTCCTCAATGAGGGATCTTGTAGTGAACTCTCAGGGTTTGGAGACCTCAGAGACTGCTCTTAGTGACACAGAAGTGCAAGGAAAATGTGAAGTGAGAGAATTACCACAGAGAAACAGCATGGAGTCGCAAGTAGGAGAATCTGCATCAGATATGGTACAGGTTGAGGCTACCAATGGAGGGGTTGATGTTTCTCAAGCTGTATTGACGGAGAATCAAGGGAAAGATATTATGCATCCTCAACTTCAGCAGACCAGCTCTGAGGAATTGACTGGGGCACAACTTCAGGACTCATTTGATGAACCAAAAGCTATGAATGAGGCCAGGATCGATGGAGTGAATGGTGGAATTCATGTAGAGGATAATCTAGAAGCACAGGCAACAGAATTACCCCTGATACTGGACGATGAGGAACAACCTCTTCAGGAATTGAAGAATAGCGAATCATCAAGGAAAGGGAAGAGTGAGAACGTTGATCATGAAGTGAAATTGCATGTGTTAGCTGGTTCAACTTTACCCGCTGATGTTGATAATGTAGATGAAATTGGGAAAACAGCAAGAAATGTGGATTCAGAAATAAATCTAGCAGCTGAACTGCCAATTGGAGCACTTGAAGAAGACCTAAGCTTTGAAAACAAAGGAAGTGAAACCAACTCAGAAACAAATCTGGTAGCTGAATTGCCTGTTGGTGTACTCGAAGGAGACCTAgctattgaaaataaagaaagtgaAATAGAAAATCTGGTAGCTGAACTGCCAGTTGGAGTACTTGAAGAAGGCGAAGCCAAAGAAAGTGAAATCGGGAAGGATAAAGGGTCAAGCATTGGAGAAGCTAGGTACAATGGGGTAACCAATATAACAACTGCAACAAAGTCAAAGGTTGTTATGGTGGATGAATTGTCTGGAAATGCAGTACTCGAGATGGAGGAAAACCTACCATTGTCTTCAATAGAAGGGAAAGTGAGGAGTGATGATGAAGTATgcaaaaatgaaggaaaagaTGGTGGAAGGATTGATGATGATCAGTTGCCCTCCCCTGAATCAGCAGGTATAAGTGTCTCTCCTCAGGCACTTGAGGTAACAAATGAAGATGTGCAGCTGCAAGGAGTAGATGGAAATAAAGAAGGCAGGGTGCTGGAGAAGGAACAACAGTACGGTGAGCCAGAAAGCATGATTGACATAGACAGCAGAATGGACGAGGCCAGTGGATCTGAAATCACCACAGAGGACACCATTGCTGCTACAACAACTTCCCAGATGTCTGCCGATGAGAGGGACATTGTGATGGAAGAGAATGCAAAGCTGAGGGAAATGATGGAAAAGCTAATGGAAGCTGGGAAAGAGCAATTAACTGTCATATCCCAGTTAACTGGAAGAGTGAAAGATTTAGAGAGAAAGCTATCCAGGAAGAGAAAATTGAGGGGGCCGAGAAGGTACAAAAGGGCAACACAATCCTTCAGGTAG